One window of the Rhodococcus sovatensis genome contains the following:
- a CDS encoding type II toxin-antitoxin system Rv0910 family toxin, with amino-acid sequence MAKLKVSVNVPLDPETAWTHASDLADYEKWLSIHEGWRCELPEQLSEGTTLESVASVKGMRNRVRWTIESFDPPKKLKLKGNGKGGVKISLVLSVAAAKNGGSDLSLDVELGGAPLFGPIGSGVARALKGDIENSMKTFESLYA; translated from the coding sequence GTGGCCAAGCTGAAGGTATCCGTCAACGTCCCCCTCGACCCTGAGACAGCATGGACGCACGCGTCCGATCTCGCCGACTACGAGAAGTGGTTGTCCATCCACGAAGGCTGGCGTTGTGAGCTGCCCGAACAGTTGTCGGAAGGCACCACCCTGGAATCGGTTGCGAGTGTCAAGGGAATGCGCAATCGGGTGCGCTGGACCATCGAGAGCTTCGACCCGCCGAAGAAGCTGAAGCTCAAGGGCAACGGTAAGGGCGGCGTCAAGATCAGCCTCGTGTTGTCGGTGGCGGCTGCCAAGAACGGTGGTTCGGACCTGTCGCTCGATGTCGAGCTCGGCGGCGCGCCCCTGTTCGGTCCCATCGGTTCAGGTGTTGCGCGAGCGCTCAAGGGTGACATCGAGAATTCGATGAAGACCTTCGAGTCCCTGTACGCCTAG
- a CDS encoding cation acetate symporter, with protein sequence MISLFAQEAADTTVGEPLINMAIFGAFVAVTMFVVIRASKKNATASEFFTAGGGFSGPQNGIAIAGDYLSAASFLGIAGAIAVYGYDGFLYSIGFLVAWLVALLLVAELLRNTGKFTMADVLSFRLKQRPVRTAAALSTLTVSLFYLLAQMAGAGGLVALLLDISDRTGQSIVIAVVGVLMIVYVLVGGMKGTTWVQIIKAVLLIAGALFMTVLVLAKFGFNISELLGSAQETVSGSASQAVAARDVLEPGAQYGGSNMSKLNFLSLGIALVLGTAGLPHVLMRFYTVPTAKEARRSVVWAIALIGAFYLFTLVLGYGAAAIVGPDRILASAGGQNSAAPLLAFELGGVILLGVISAVAFATILAVVAGLTITASASFAHDIYASVIKKGDVDEKKQVKVSRITAVVIGILAIGLGILANGQNIAFLVALAFAVAAAANLPTIVYSLFWRRFNTTGALCSMYGGLISTLVLIVFSPAVSGSPTSMIPGSDFAWFPLSNPGIVSIPLAFVLGIVGTFVSKDSESRAKQAEMEVRSLTGIGAEKASAH encoded by the coding sequence ATGATCAGCCTATTCGCTCAAGAAGCCGCGGACACCACCGTCGGCGAACCACTGATCAACATGGCGATCTTCGGCGCCTTCGTCGCTGTCACGATGTTCGTCGTCATCCGGGCATCGAAGAAGAACGCGACAGCATCCGAATTCTTCACCGCGGGTGGCGGATTCTCGGGGCCGCAGAACGGCATCGCAATTGCCGGTGACTACCTCTCGGCGGCGAGCTTCCTCGGTATCGCGGGTGCCATTGCGGTGTACGGCTACGACGGATTCCTCTACTCCATCGGCTTCCTCGTCGCCTGGCTCGTTGCTTTGCTCCTCGTTGCCGAACTATTGCGCAACACAGGTAAATTCACGATGGCCGACGTGCTGAGCTTCCGCTTGAAGCAACGTCCGGTTCGGACTGCAGCAGCGCTGTCCACTCTGACTGTGTCGCTGTTCTACCTTCTCGCGCAGATGGCAGGCGCAGGCGGACTCGTTGCACTGCTCCTCGATATCTCCGATCGCACCGGCCAGTCCATCGTGATCGCGGTCGTGGGTGTGCTGATGATCGTCTACGTCCTTGTCGGCGGCATGAAGGGCACCACGTGGGTCCAGATCATCAAGGCGGTTCTGTTGATCGCCGGTGCACTGTTCATGACCGTGCTGGTGCTGGCGAAGTTCGGGTTCAACATCTCCGAGCTTCTCGGTAGTGCGCAGGAGACCGTCTCCGGATCGGCCTCTCAGGCAGTCGCTGCTCGTGACGTGCTCGAACCGGGTGCTCAGTACGGCGGCAGCAACATGTCCAAGCTCAACTTCCTGTCGCTCGGCATCGCGCTGGTGCTCGGAACTGCAGGCCTCCCACACGTTCTCATGCGTTTCTACACCGTGCCCACCGCCAAGGAAGCACGTCGCAGCGTTGTCTGGGCCATCGCTCTCATCGGCGCGTTCTACCTCTTCACCCTGGTACTCGGCTACGGAGCGGCAGCAATCGTCGGACCCGACCGAATCCTTGCGTCGGCCGGCGGACAGAACTCCGCTGCACCACTTCTCGCGTTCGAACTCGGCGGTGTCATCCTGCTCGGTGTCATCTCCGCGGTCGCTTTCGCGACAATCCTCGCGGTGGTCGCCGGTCTCACGATCACGGCCTCGGCATCGTTCGCACACGACATCTATGCGAGCGTCATCAAAAAGGGCGACGTCGACGAGAAGAAGCAGGTCAAGGTTTCACGGATCACCGCTGTCGTGATCGGCATTCTCGCGATCGGCCTCGGCATCCTGGCGAACGGTCAGAACATCGCCTTCCTGGTTGCACTCGCATTCGCAGTCGCAGCGGCCGCGAACCTGCCGACCATCGTGTACTCGTTGTTCTGGCGTCGCTTCAACACCACCGGCGCACTGTGCAGCATGTACGGCGGATTGATCTCGACGCTCGTCCTGATCGTTTTCTCACCGGCAGTGTCCGGTTCGCCGACCTCGATGATCCCGGGCTCGGACTTCGCCTGGTTCCCGCTGTCGAACCCGGGCATCGTCTCCATCCCGCTGGCGTTCGTCCTGGGTATCGTCGGCACTTTTGTGTCGAAGGATTCCGAGTCTCGCGCCAAGCAGGCCGAGATGGAGGTCCGCTCGCTCACCGGTATCGGTGCGGAGAAGGCAAGCGCTCACTGA
- a CDS encoding LytTR family DNA-binding domain-containing protein, which produces MTDVSGLVVLAVDDEKPALDELAFLLNRQDLVSEVNTASDATTALRRLQHPVGPSSPAIDAVFLDINMPGLDGLELAGILANFTRPPAVVFVTAHDDRAVAAFDLGAVDYLLKPLREDRLTESVRRIVAAGRRTETQEPTLSDEIIPVELGGTTTLVQRASVGWVEADGDYARLHTTSGSHLVRIPISTLESRWADVGFLRVHRSYLVSLSLVTGIKSVGSGLVVCLRGQGALAAVELPVSRRHTRELKDRLVRGPLQSWSSR; this is translated from the coding sequence ATGACTGATGTGTCCGGTCTCGTCGTTCTCGCGGTCGACGACGAGAAGCCTGCTCTCGACGAGCTGGCCTTCCTGCTGAACCGGCAGGACTTGGTGTCCGAGGTGAACACCGCTTCCGACGCGACCACTGCTTTGCGACGCCTCCAGCATCCGGTGGGTCCGTCGTCGCCGGCGATCGACGCGGTGTTTCTCGACATAAACATGCCGGGTCTCGACGGTTTGGAGCTTGCGGGCATTCTCGCGAATTTCACGCGGCCGCCCGCGGTGGTGTTCGTGACTGCGCACGACGATCGCGCGGTTGCCGCGTTCGATCTCGGTGCCGTCGACTACCTGCTCAAGCCGCTGCGTGAAGACCGCCTGACCGAGTCGGTGCGTCGTATCGTCGCTGCGGGGCGACGCACCGAGACGCAGGAGCCGACGTTGTCGGACGAGATCATTCCCGTCGAACTGGGGGGTACGACGACGCTCGTGCAGCGGGCGAGTGTGGGGTGGGTCGAAGCCGACGGCGATTACGCCCGACTCCACACGACGAGCGGTTCGCATCTCGTGCGGATTCCGATCTCCACTCTCGAAAGCCGTTGGGCAGACGTCGGTTTCCTTCGAGTGCACAGGTCGTACCTGGTATCGCTTTCGCTGGTGACGGGGATCAAGAGCGTGGGATCGGGGCTGGTGGTGTGCCTGCGGGGACAGGGCGCGTTGGCCGCTGTCGAGCTACCGGTGAGTCGGCGGCACACCCGTGAGCTGAAGGATCGGCTCGTCCGAGGGCCGTTGCAGTCCTGGTCGAGTCGGTGA
- a CDS encoding sensor histidine kinase: protein MTSALLWFAVLVAGAIVAVAIISLRGRRDLTTPEERAVHATLHTASMAARSLRRGLDPESAAEAAPYLRALTGGDALGLADADAGLLTWNGPYDELIDTFTAAAKRAVDGERRVLLTGPLGSDDTVRALIAQPLLVEDVGVVGVLGVVTRSVPGPGMLGAISEVARYACGQIELAELDASRARLDRAEVRALRAQISPHFIYNALGTIASFVRTDPDRARELVLEFADFTRYSFRNSGEFTVLADELRNIDRYLTLERARFGDSLQVTLQVAPEVLSVALPFLALQPLVENAVRHGLSGREGGGTITIVAADEGTDCLISVEDDGVGMDPDLLRSGTLDSAEAAHVGLSNVDDRLRAAFGNDYGLVVDTALGSGTKVSMRVPKFRAGIRA from the coding sequence ATGACATCCGCGTTGCTGTGGTTCGCGGTACTGGTTGCAGGTGCGATCGTCGCCGTCGCCATCATCAGTCTCCGGGGTCGACGTGACCTGACGACGCCGGAAGAGCGTGCCGTGCATGCGACGCTGCACACCGCGTCGATGGCTGCGCGGTCGCTGCGCCGAGGACTCGACCCAGAGTCGGCCGCCGAGGCTGCACCATATCTGCGCGCGTTGACCGGTGGTGACGCTCTCGGGCTCGCCGATGCGGACGCCGGACTGCTGACTTGGAACGGCCCCTACGACGAGCTGATCGACACATTCACTGCGGCCGCGAAGCGCGCAGTCGACGGTGAACGCCGCGTGCTTCTGACGGGCCCACTCGGAAGCGACGACACGGTGCGTGCGTTGATCGCGCAGCCACTTCTTGTCGAGGATGTCGGGGTCGTCGGAGTGCTCGGCGTCGTGACCAGGTCGGTCCCGGGTCCCGGAATGCTCGGTGCCATCTCCGAGGTCGCGAGGTACGCATGCGGACAGATCGAGCTCGCCGAACTGGACGCATCCCGTGCCAGGCTCGATCGAGCCGAAGTGCGCGCACTCCGCGCTCAGATCAGTCCGCATTTCATCTACAACGCGCTCGGAACGATTGCCTCGTTCGTGCGTACCGATCCGGATCGAGCGCGGGAGTTGGTGCTCGAGTTCGCGGACTTCACTCGCTATTCGTTCCGGAACTCGGGCGAGTTCACGGTCCTCGCTGACGAGCTACGCAACATCGACCGCTATCTCACGCTCGAGCGCGCACGTTTCGGGGACTCGTTGCAGGTCACACTGCAGGTGGCGCCCGAAGTGCTGAGCGTTGCGCTGCCGTTTCTTGCTCTGCAACCACTGGTGGAGAACGCCGTGCGGCACGGACTGTCGGGGCGGGAAGGTGGCGGCACCATCACGATCGTCGCCGCCGACGAGGGAACGGACTGCCTCATCAGCGTCGAGGACGACGGTGTCGGCATGGACCCGGATCTCCTGCGCTCGGGGACGCTCGATTCGGCGGAAGCGGCGCACGTCGGTTTGTCCAATGTCGATGATCGATTGCGCGCGGCATTCGGCAACGATTACGGTCTCGTAGTGGACACTGCACTCGGCTCGGGGACCAAGGTCAGCATGCGGGTGCCCAAGTTCAGAGCGGGGATTCGAGCATGA
- a CDS encoding cation acetate symporter has product MTYVPWITVAALLIAAVATVAIGIYGVRLARTTSDFLVASRTVGPKWNAAAISGEYLSAASFLGVAGLIAKYGADALWYPIGFTAGYLGLLLFVAAPLRRSGAYTVPDFAEFRLGSLQLRKLAMFVVVIICALYLVPQFQGAGLTLNILLGVPGWVGAAVVGIIVIANVVGGGMRSITFVQAFQYWLKLTAVAVPAVVLALHFFADDRAVGSPAPPTVDRVTTVDISTDVLVQVDSPIEVTVRGTVDGEGVDGRIALGAGTHELGEGTSLILDADSPVPVVAGAPPTDREWATPGGGLGGMHPLYQVYSLILATFLGTLGLPHVLVRFYTNPDGRAARLTSLTVLGLLGMFYLFPTLLGVFARLYVPQLLITGTSDAAVLLLPGSVLSGVGGQLLAALVAAGAIAAFLSTSSGLLVSIAGVLSTDVLKGRVRDFRIAAVLAGAVPLVLSLGLVSLDLSRTVGLVFAVAASTLCPLLVLGIWWRGLTAAGAAAGLIGGGAVSLTAASLSVFGIPDSWLDGWAAAILGYPAAVSVPLAFGLMYTVSKATSRSVPSDVGRILTRLHAPERLGVGRDREREL; this is encoded by the coding sequence ATGACGTACGTTCCATGGATAACGGTCGCTGCCTTGTTGATCGCGGCCGTTGCGACGGTCGCCATCGGAATCTACGGGGTCCGGCTGGCCCGTACCACCTCGGATTTTCTGGTGGCTTCTCGCACGGTGGGGCCGAAGTGGAACGCGGCCGCGATTTCCGGCGAATATCTCTCGGCTGCATCGTTCCTGGGGGTCGCCGGGCTTATCGCCAAGTACGGCGCCGATGCGTTGTGGTACCCGATCGGGTTCACCGCCGGGTACCTGGGTCTGCTGCTGTTCGTGGCTGCCCCGCTGCGGCGGAGCGGAGCGTATACGGTCCCCGACTTTGCGGAATTCCGGCTCGGATCGCTGCAGCTCCGCAAGCTCGCCATGTTCGTCGTCGTCATCATCTGCGCGCTCTACCTGGTTCCGCAGTTTCAAGGCGCCGGGTTGACGCTCAATATTCTGCTCGGCGTGCCCGGGTGGGTCGGTGCGGCCGTCGTCGGCATCATCGTCATTGCGAACGTGGTGGGCGGCGGCATGCGATCGATCACGTTCGTCCAGGCATTTCAGTACTGGCTGAAACTGACTGCAGTCGCGGTGCCGGCCGTCGTTCTCGCACTGCATTTCTTCGCCGACGATCGCGCCGTCGGTAGTCCTGCCCCGCCGACGGTGGACCGTGTGACGACCGTAGACATCAGCACCGACGTTCTCGTGCAGGTGGATTCGCCCATCGAGGTGACGGTGCGCGGCACGGTCGACGGCGAGGGCGTCGACGGCAGAATCGCGCTGGGTGCCGGGACCCACGAGCTCGGTGAGGGCACGTCCCTGATTCTCGACGCGGATTCACCGGTACCCGTCGTGGCCGGTGCGCCGCCCACCGATCGTGAATGGGCCACGCCTGGTGGTGGTCTCGGCGGAATGCACCCCCTGTACCAGGTTTACTCGCTGATCCTCGCAACGTTCCTCGGCACGCTCGGCCTGCCGCATGTCCTGGTCAGGTTCTATACCAATCCGGATGGGCGCGCAGCGAGGCTGACCTCGCTCACCGTTCTCGGCCTGCTCGGCATGTTCTACCTGTTCCCGACGTTGCTGGGTGTCTTTGCACGGTTGTACGTGCCCCAGCTGCTGATCACCGGGACCTCCGACGCTGCGGTCTTGTTGCTGCCAGGTTCGGTGCTCTCGGGAGTAGGCGGTCAATTGCTCGCAGCGTTGGTCGCAGCCGGTGCCATCGCGGCCTTCCTGTCGACGTCGTCGGGGCTGTTGGTGAGCATCGCCGGGGTACTGAGCACGGACGTGCTGAAGGGGCGAGTTCGCGACTTTCGGATCGCTGCGGTGCTGGCGGGGGCCGTGCCGCTGGTGCTGTCCCTCGGGCTGGTCTCGCTCGATCTCTCTCGAACGGTAGGACTGGTGTTCGCGGTCGCCGCATCGACGCTGTGTCCCCTGTTGGTGCTCGGCATTTGGTGGCGCGGTTTGACCGCCGCAGGAGCAGCAGCCGGACTGATCGGGGGCGGAGCGGTGTCGCTGACCGCCGCGTCGTTGTCGGTGTTCGGCATTCCGGATTCCTGGCTCGACGGCTGGGCGGCCGCGATCCTGGGATATCCGGCCGCTGTCAGTGTTCCGCTCGCCTTCGGCCTGATGTATACGGTCAGCAAGGCCACCTCGCGGTCCGTTCCGAGCGACGTCGGACGCATTTTGACCCGGCTTCATGCGCCGGAACGTCTCGGTGTCGGCCGTGATCGGGAGCGCGAGCTCTAG
- a CDS encoding VWA domain-containing protein, protein MSGRHGAGTPRNPAYAWAALAVVAVVVVVGGYFGVQAVRAGGGGCDTVDQVSLAVDPTVAPVISDILSTSDVVERGCTDFEVRAEAPTDTATELAGTDENRPDLWIPDSTLWLLKTLRSTGALPEVTKSSVVNTMPVVVTRAGESTPANTWLEVLQAPAVRIGDPLNSSASLASILGALAESEVAISDAQAVSAALVPKAQDFGRIVDEPHDTADLVEQAATDGGSSVATEQSVVAYNSAHPDAPVVATVPPTGSYFLNYPLAITAAAGPDYDRVKDAGTALSSVLATTTATDAFAAAGFRQASGIPLADNAGVGSVASLELKNPLAIESTLRDWSVLALPLRTLVVEDVSGSMAAKSGDSTRMALTVEASLGANALFSDQTEMGLWAFSIGLGGGNQDYRELVPLGPVSNVVNGLPQREAILAAIGTLPSLVGGGTGLYDTTLAAFRRVKEGYDPKFVNSVILLTDGTNEDEGSPSLDQLVDTLQREQDPVRPVVIVTVGITTDADPVALQRISAATGGTSYVAEDPRDIPDVFVQALNSRTQRIGGE, encoded by the coding sequence ATGTCGGGGCGTCACGGAGCAGGGACACCAAGGAATCCGGCCTACGCATGGGCTGCGCTGGCAGTAGTTGCTGTGGTCGTGGTGGTCGGTGGCTACTTCGGTGTCCAGGCCGTACGAGCAGGTGGTGGCGGTTGCGACACTGTGGACCAGGTCTCGCTCGCGGTGGATCCGACCGTTGCGCCCGTCATCTCCGACATCCTCTCCACCTCCGACGTCGTCGAACGTGGCTGCACCGACTTCGAAGTACGCGCGGAAGCCCCCACCGACACCGCAACCGAGTTGGCTGGCACCGACGAGAACCGTCCCGATCTCTGGATTCCCGACTCGACGTTGTGGTTGCTCAAGACACTCCGGTCGACCGGCGCGCTGCCGGAGGTCACCAAGTCCTCGGTCGTCAACACCATGCCGGTAGTGGTCACCCGGGCGGGTGAATCGACTCCGGCGAACACCTGGCTCGAAGTGCTGCAGGCTCCAGCGGTGCGCATCGGCGATCCGCTGAACAGCAGCGCCTCACTCGCGTCGATACTCGGCGCCCTGGCCGAGTCGGAAGTAGCCATCTCCGACGCCCAAGCAGTGTCCGCAGCTCTGGTGCCGAAAGCGCAGGATTTCGGACGCATCGTCGACGAACCCCACGACACGGCAGACCTCGTCGAGCAAGCCGCGACCGACGGCGGTAGCAGTGTGGCGACCGAACAGAGCGTCGTTGCCTACAACTCAGCACATCCGGATGCCCCGGTGGTGGCGACGGTTCCGCCGACGGGCAGCTACTTCCTGAACTACCCGCTTGCGATAACCGCAGCTGCCGGACCCGACTACGACCGCGTCAAGGACGCCGGAACCGCGCTGTCCTCGGTGCTTGCGACGACTACGGCCACGGACGCTTTCGCTGCTGCGGGGTTCCGTCAGGCGAGTGGCATTCCGTTGGCCGACAATGCGGGAGTCGGCTCGGTCGCGTCGTTGGAACTGAAGAATCCTCTGGCGATCGAGTCGACGTTGCGCGACTGGTCCGTACTGGCACTGCCACTGCGCACCCTCGTTGTCGAGGATGTGTCCGGTTCGATGGCGGCCAAGTCAGGTGACTCGACTCGGATGGCACTGACCGTCGAGGCGAGCCTTGGTGCGAATGCCCTGTTCAGTGATCAGACGGAGATGGGTCTGTGGGCGTTCTCGATCGGTCTCGGCGGCGGCAACCAGGACTACCGCGAGCTCGTTCCGCTCGGCCCGGTGTCCAACGTGGTGAACGGTCTTCCGCAGCGTGAGGCCATCCTTGCGGCTATCGGAACGTTGCCCTCGCTCGTCGGTGGCGGAACCGGTTTGTACGACACCACGCTGGCAGCATTTCGCCGGGTCAAGGAGGGGTACGACCCGAAGTTCGTCAACAGTGTCATTCTGCTGACCGATGGCACCAACGAGGACGAGGGCAGCCCGAGTCTCGATCAGCTCGTCGATACCCTGCAGCGAGAGCAGGATCCGGTTCGGCCGGTCGTGATCGTGACGGTGGGTATCACCACCGACGCAGATCCGGTTGCTCTCCAGCGCATTTCGGCTGCGACGGGCGGAACCAGCTATGTGGCAGAGGATCCACGAGATATCCCCGACGTGTTCGTGCAGGCTCTGAACAGCAGAACGCAGCGAATCGGCGGGGAATGA
- a CDS encoding substrate-binding domain-containing protein produces MAVVLLLVVGGGVYAAQKAFGSGCKNPQTFSLAADPAIADVVEQVVADTSAEDLGCANVDVTATESGNASAAVSMGVDVPSLWIPDSALWVGKAVRATGSLVDVASQSVASSPVLIAARKDEVPFFDSWLTALQLKGLRIGNPLTNTVSDAAILGALAEAGTDADAVDSVSAALVPIAQAQAATRGEADPVVRLEETAADGGVSVVSEQTLVGYQDSTGTEFGVTAPPTGSFFLNFPLAVTEPEETRREAAKTAGLAVADALASEAGLQALSEAGFRAPDNAPLSDGRGLGDVAALTITDQQTAETTLRRYQVLALPSRTLVMEDVSGSMGYSAGADTRIGLTVQASETGSALFPDNAALGLWAFSIGLGGGSQDYRELAPIRQLYENVDGTTQRELIRQQIRSLPGLVGGGTGLYDTTLAAFRQVKEGYDPDYINSVIILTDGSNEDPGSISLDELLASLRAEQDPTKPVIIVTIGITDDADAGVLQQISAATGGTSFLARNPAEIPNVFVNALKSRAGR; encoded by the coding sequence ATTGCCGTCGTTCTCCTTCTCGTCGTCGGCGGTGGTGTCTATGCCGCGCAGAAGGCTTTCGGGTCGGGCTGCAAGAACCCGCAGACCTTTTCCTTGGCCGCTGACCCTGCGATCGCAGATGTCGTCGAGCAGGTTGTCGCCGACACGTCGGCGGAAGATCTCGGGTGCGCGAACGTCGATGTCACCGCGACCGAATCCGGCAACGCATCCGCGGCAGTGTCCATGGGGGTCGACGTCCCGTCGCTGTGGATTCCAGATTCCGCGCTGTGGGTGGGCAAGGCTGTGCGAGCGACGGGTTCGCTCGTCGATGTTGCCAGTCAGTCCGTCGCAAGTTCGCCGGTGCTCATCGCGGCACGGAAGGACGAGGTCCCGTTCTTCGACTCGTGGCTGACGGCGTTGCAGCTGAAGGGCCTTCGGATCGGAAACCCGCTCACCAACACGGTTTCCGACGCCGCCATCCTCGGTGCGCTCGCCGAAGCAGGTACCGACGCCGATGCCGTCGATTCCGTATCCGCAGCGTTGGTTCCGATCGCGCAGGCGCAGGCCGCCACCCGTGGTGAAGCGGATCCCGTCGTGCGTCTCGAGGAGACAGCCGCGGACGGGGGAGTCTCCGTGGTGTCGGAGCAGACGCTCGTCGGCTACCAAGACTCGACCGGTACCGAATTCGGTGTGACGGCGCCGCCGACCGGCTCCTTCTTTCTCAACTTTCCGCTCGCGGTCACCGAGCCGGAGGAGACTCGTAGGGAGGCTGCCAAGACGGCCGGGTTGGCTGTCGCCGATGCTCTGGCCTCCGAAGCAGGGCTGCAGGCATTGTCCGAGGCCGGTTTCCGCGCACCGGACAATGCCCCGTTGAGCGATGGTCGTGGGCTGGGCGACGTCGCTGCCCTGACCATCACCGACCAACAAACCGCCGAAACGACGTTGCGCCGCTATCAGGTTCTTGCGCTGCCATCACGCACGCTGGTGATGGAGGATGTGTCCGGTTCGATGGGCTACAGCGCCGGCGCCGACACCAGGATCGGGCTGACCGTCCAGGCCAGCGAAACGGGCAGCGCGCTGTTTCCCGACAACGCCGCACTGGGCCTATGGGCGTTTTCGATCGGCCTCGGCGGCGGAAGTCAGGACTATCGAGAACTGGCCCCGATCCGGCAGCTATACGAGAATGTCGACGGGACTACCCAGCGAGAGCTGATCCGCCAGCAGATCCGATCGTTGCCGGGGCTGGTGGGAGGCGGTACGGGTCTCTACGACACGACACTCGCTGCATTCCGTCAGGTCAAGGAAGGGTACGACCCGGATTACATCAACAGCGTGATCATCTTGACCGACGGTTCGAACGAGGATCCGGGCAGCATCTCGCTCGATGAACTGCTCGCCAGCCTGCGCGCCGAGCAGGACCCGACCAAGCCGGTGATCATCGTGACGATCGGTATCACCGACGACGCCGACGCGGGCGTCCTCCAGCAGATCTCGGCAGCAACCGGTGGAACAAGTTTTCTGGCGAGAAATCCTGCAGAAATTCCAAACGTGTTTGTGAATGCTCTCAAAAGCCGCGCGGGACGCTGA
- a CDS encoding lipase family protein translates to MVVLAAVCLVGSCAQPQALTTPPAESAPAAPVGAERGDIISRVEMGHTDLAVRFLGASATRVVYRSTSRGADRGTEVSGVIFTPRGVPPEGGWPIVSVGHGTTGVTDECAPSLYPNLLGTIGMVAPFLERGMVVAVTDYEGVGTPGPHPYLDPDAAAYNVVDAVRAARNIVPDAGTRWGAIGNSQGGQAVWAAAEKRGYGDGLELVGSAALSPVMNMAPMFDAGHSNTLPQTLLTPFLVEGLQYRQPDVVESEFVRGALVSDQRALTACTDLLGVQKADAAARLVPSDSTPETEASRLRMVDWLTSVALPREPSEVPLLVVVGEQDQLIDPKWTRDAVGQACSMGDVVAERLEPSQGHSDQAAVYAGVTWLSDRFAGLPAPNSCSGG, encoded by the coding sequence ATGGTAGTCCTGGCCGCGGTTTGTCTTGTCGGCAGTTGCGCACAGCCACAGGCGCTTACGACGCCACCCGCCGAATCGGCACCGGCGGCGCCCGTCGGTGCCGAGCGCGGTGACATCATCTCCCGAGTGGAGATGGGGCATACCGATCTTGCGGTACGTTTCCTCGGCGCGTCGGCCACGCGCGTCGTGTACCGATCCACCTCCCGCGGCGCCGATCGTGGCACGGAGGTGTCCGGGGTGATTTTCACACCCCGTGGTGTTCCGCCCGAGGGCGGTTGGCCGATCGTATCCGTCGGGCACGGCACCACCGGTGTCACCGATGAATGTGCACCGTCGCTGTACCCGAATCTGTTGGGCACCATCGGAATGGTCGCTCCGTTCCTCGAACGTGGAATGGTCGTTGCCGTCACCGATTACGAAGGTGTCGGCACGCCAGGACCGCATCCGTACCTCGATCCGGATGCAGCGGCATACAACGTCGTCGACGCTGTTCGTGCAGCGAGAAACATCGTTCCCGACGCGGGTACCCGTTGGGGTGCAATCGGTAATTCGCAAGGGGGACAGGCGGTCTGGGCTGCCGCTGAAAAGCGCGGCTACGGCGATGGGCTCGAACTCGTGGGTAGCGCAGCGTTGTCTCCTGTGATGAACATGGCACCGATGTTCGACGCGGGACACAGCAACACGCTGCCACAGACATTGTTGACACCGTTTCTGGTGGAAGGGCTGCAGTACCGGCAGCCGGACGTCGTGGAGTCCGAGTTCGTTCGCGGTGCACTGGTCAGCGATCAGCGGGCACTGACTGCGTGCACGGACCTGCTGGGAGTACAGAAGGCGGACGCTGCGGCGCGGCTCGTCCCGAGCGATTCGACACCCGAGACCGAGGCGTCGCGGTTGCGGATGGTCGACTGGTTGACCTCTGTCGCCCTTCCTCGAGAGCCGTCCGAGGTACCGCTGCTCGTCGTGGTGGGGGAGCAGGATCAGTTGATCGATCCGAAGTGGACACGTGACGCCGTCGGGCAGGCATGCTCGATGGGTGACGTCGTCGCCGAACGCCTGGAGCCGAGCCAAGGGCATTCGGACCAGGCTGCGGTGTACGCCGGGGTGACGTGGTTGTCCGATCGGTTCGCGGGCCTGCCCGCACCGAACAGCTGCTCGGGGGGCTGA
- a CDS encoding DUF485 domain-containing protein produces the protein MQASPEFQELRRRLRSFVFPMTAFFLIWYVIYVLLSTYASGFMSTPVWGNVNIGLLLGLGQFVTTFAITGIYVRFANRELDPRAEALRAEMITSQEAKLS, from the coding sequence ATGCAAGCCAGTCCGGAATTCCAGGAGTTGCGACGACGACTGCGCAGCTTCGTATTTCCGATGACCGCGTTCTTCCTGATCTGGTATGTCATCTACGTGTTGCTCAGTACCTACGCGTCGGGTTTCATGTCGACCCCGGTATGGGGCAACGTCAACATCGGCTTGCTACTCGGGCTCGGCCAGTTCGTCACCACCTTTGCGATCACGGGAATCTACGTGAGGTTCGCGAACCGTGAACTCGATCCGCGCGCCGAAGCGCTGCGCGCCGAGATGATCACCTCCCAGGAGGCCAAGCTGTCATGA